In Pseudoliparis swirei isolate HS2019 ecotype Mariana Trench chromosome 11, NWPU_hadal_v1, whole genome shotgun sequence, a genomic segment contains:
- the srsf5a gene encoding serine and arginine rich splicing factor 5a, with amino-acid sequence MSGCRVFIGRLSPHARERDVEKFFKGYGRIREINLKNGFGFVEFDDHRDADDAVYELNGKELCSERVTIEHARSRRGRGGGPGGMGGRFSGGGGGGGGGGGGGSSSSGGGGYRPSRSSGSRLDRYGPPVRTDHRLIVENLSSRISWQDLKDLMRKAGEVTFVDAHRPNKNEGVVEFASRSDLKNAISKLDGSELNGRKLKIFEDSRSKSRSRSRSYSRSKSRSRSRNRSRSRSRSLSRTPEKKTSGGGRASGRSPSRSRSRSRSKSRSKSRSRSKSRSRSRSRSPAPAQNKQSRSRSRSRSRSRSRSASADSKH; translated from the exons ATGAGTGGTTGTCGCGTCTTCATTGGCCGCTTGAGCCCGCATGCCAGGGAGAGGGACGTGGAGAAGTTCTTCAAGGGCTATGGCCGGATTAGGGAAATCAACTTGAAGAATGGATTTGGCTTTGTG gaATTTGATGACCACAGAGATGCAGATGATGCCGTGTACGAGTTGAATGGCAAAGAATTGTGCAGTGAAAG gGTCACTATTGAGCATGCTCGCTCcagaagagggagaggtggTGGCCCCGGAGGAATGGGAGGACGTTTCAGTggcggaggaggtggtgggggtggaggcggcggcggcggaagcagcagcagtggaGGCGGTGGCTATCGTCCATCTCGCAGCAGTGGTTCCAG ACTGGACAGGTATGGCCCACCTGTGCGGACAGATCACAGACTCATTGTGGAGAACCTCTCTTCACGAATCAGCTGGCAG GACCTGAAAGACCTGATGAGAAAAGCAGGCGAAGTTACCTTTGTGGACGCACACAGGCCTAACAAAAATGAAGG AGTGGTTGAGTTTGCATCCCGCAGTGACCTGAAGAATGCCATCTCCAAGCTCGACGGTTCAGAGTTGAATGGACGCAAGCTTAAGATCTTTGAGGACAGCAGAAG CAAGAGCCGCTCTCGCTCCCGCAGCTACTCCCGCTCAAAGAGTCGTTCCAGGAGCCGCAACCGCTCCAGGAGCCGCTCCAGGTCCCTGAGTCGCACCCCGGAGAAGAAGACGTCCGGAGGGGGCAGAGCGTCGGGCAGATCCCCCTCCagatccaggtccaggtccaggtccaagTCTCGCTCAAAGTCCCGGTCCAGGTCCAAGTCCCGTTCCAGGTCTCGCTCCCGCTCACCTGCCCCTGCTCAGAACAAGCAGTCCCGTTCACGGTCTCGCTCCCGGTCTCGTTCACGCTCCCGCTCCGCCTCTGCAGACAGCAAGCACTGA